In Tepidimonas taiwanensis, the following are encoded in one genomic region:
- a CDS encoding MerR family transcriptional regulator codes for MASQTTYTIGDLAREFDLTTRAIRFYEDMGLLQPKRTGPGGRSRVYSARDRTRLKLVLRAKRLGLSLSEAKELIDMYDSPRDTGPQLRKFLEVLAVHRRQIEDQMADLQATLDEIKAHEKEARALLARLGEGAASPGKAA; via the coding sequence ATGGCCAGCCAGACCACTTACACCATCGGCGATCTCGCGCGGGAGTTCGACCTCACCACGCGCGCGATCCGCTTCTACGAGGACATGGGCCTGCTGCAGCCCAAACGCACCGGACCCGGGGGGCGCAGCCGCGTGTACTCCGCGCGGGACCGCACGCGGCTCAAGCTCGTGCTGCGCGCCAAGCGGCTGGGGCTGAGCCTGTCGGAGGCCAAGGAGCTGATCGACATGTACGACAGCCCGCGCGACACCGGGCCGCAGCTGCGCAAATTCCTGGAGGTGCTCGCGGTGCACCGGCGGCAGATCGAGGACCAGATGGCCGACCTGCAGGCGACGCTGGACGAAATCAAGGCCCACGAAAAGGAGGCGCGCGCGCTGCTCGCCCGCTTGGGCGAGGGGGCGGCCAGCCCCGGAAAAGCGGCCTGA
- a CDS encoding isovaleryl-CoA dehydrogenase — protein MTHLPGLDFQLGEDIDALRDAVRAFAAAEIAPRAAEIDRTDQFPMDLWPKMGELGVLGITVEETYGGAGMGYLAHMIAMEEISRASASVGLSYGAHSNLCVNQIRRNGTEAQKRKYLPKLISGEHVGALAMSEPGAGSDVVSMKLRAEDKGGYYLLNGSKMWITNGPDADTLVVYAKTEPELGARGITAFLIEKGMKGFSVAQKLDKLGMRGSHTGELVFENVEVPAENILGGLNNGVKVLMSGLDYERAVLAAGPVGIMQAVMDNVIPYIHDRKQFGQSIGEFQLIQGKVADMYTTLQAARSFLYTVGKNLDRLGSDHVRQVRKDCASVILWCAEQATRMAGDGIQIFGGNGYINEYPLGRLWRDAKLYEIGAGTSEIRRMLIGRELFAETM, from the coding sequence ATGACGCATCTGCCCGGCCTCGACTTCCAGCTCGGCGAGGATATCGACGCCCTGCGCGACGCGGTGCGCGCCTTCGCCGCCGCCGAGATCGCGCCCCGCGCGGCCGAGATCGACCGCACCGACCAGTTCCCGATGGACCTGTGGCCCAAGATGGGCGAGCTCGGCGTGCTCGGCATCACGGTCGAGGAGACCTACGGCGGCGCGGGCATGGGGTATCTGGCGCACATGATCGCGATGGAGGAGATCAGCCGCGCCAGCGCCTCGGTGGGTTTGTCCTACGGTGCGCACTCCAACCTGTGCGTCAACCAGATCCGCCGCAACGGGACCGAGGCGCAAAAGCGCAAATACCTGCCCAAGCTGATCAGCGGTGAGCACGTCGGTGCGCTGGCGATGAGCGAGCCCGGCGCCGGTTCCGACGTCGTGAGCATGAAGCTGCGCGCCGAGGACAAGGGCGGCTACTACCTGCTCAACGGCAGCAAGATGTGGATCACCAACGGCCCGGACGCCGACACGCTGGTCGTGTATGCGAAGACCGAGCCGGAGCTGGGCGCGCGCGGCATCACCGCCTTCCTCATCGAAAAGGGGATGAAGGGCTTTTCGGTGGCGCAAAAGCTCGACAAGCTCGGCATGCGCGGCAGCCACACCGGCGAACTGGTGTTCGAGAATGTCGAGGTGCCGGCGGAGAATATCCTGGGCGGCCTCAACAACGGTGTGAAGGTGTTGATGAGCGGCCTGGACTACGAGCGCGCGGTGCTCGCCGCCGGGCCGGTCGGCATCATGCAGGCGGTGATGGACAACGTCATCCCCTACATCCACGACCGCAAGCAGTTCGGCCAGTCGATCGGTGAGTTCCAGCTCATCCAGGGCAAGGTGGCCGACATGTACACCACGCTGCAGGCGGCGCGCTCCTTCCTCTACACCGTGGGCAAGAACCTCGATCGGCTCGGCAGCGACCATGTGCGCCAGGTGCGCAAGGACTGCGCCAGCGTCATCCTGTGGTGCGCGGAGCAGGCCACGCGCATGGCCGGCGACGGCATCCAGATCTTCGGCGGCAACGGCTACATCAACGAGTATCCGCTGGGCCGGCTGTGGCGCGACGCCAAGCTGTATGAGATCGGCGCCGGCACCAGCGAGATCCGCCGCATGCTGATCGGGCGCGAGCTGTTCGCGGAGACGATGTAA
- the can gene encoding carbonate dehydratase, with product MPWRHLLAHNREWAARMEAERPGFFARLAQQQSPRYMWIGCSDSRVPANQITGLEPGEVFVHRNVANVVVPTDLNCLSTIQYAVDMLRVEHLMVVGHYGCGGVQAALEGIRVGLADNWLRHVRDVADRHQRWLLAVPAERRLDLLCELNVIEQVRHVAQSTVLQDAWARGQPVMLHGWVYGLKDGLLQDLRLSMDSPDRVEAVYRAACEVAACRHGADLS from the coding sequence ATGCCCTGGCGGCACCTGCTGGCGCACAACCGGGAGTGGGCCGCGCGGATGGAGGCCGAGCGGCCGGGGTTCTTCGCGCGCCTGGCCCAGCAGCAGTCGCCGCGCTATATGTGGATTGGCTGCTCCGACAGCCGCGTGCCCGCGAACCAGATCACGGGGCTGGAGCCCGGCGAGGTGTTCGTGCACCGCAACGTGGCCAACGTCGTGGTGCCCACCGACCTCAATTGCCTGAGCACCATCCAGTACGCGGTGGACATGCTGCGCGTGGAGCACCTGATGGTCGTCGGCCACTACGGCTGCGGCGGCGTGCAGGCGGCGCTGGAGGGCATCCGCGTCGGGCTGGCCGACAACTGGCTGCGGCACGTGCGCGACGTGGCGGACCGCCATCAGCGGTGGCTGCTGGCGGTGCCAGCCGAGCGCCGGCTGGACCTGCTGTGCGAGCTCAACGTCATCGAGCAGGTGCGGCACGTCGCGCAGTCGACGGTGCTGCAGGACGCCTGGGCACGCGGCCAGCCGGTGATGCTGCACGGCTGGGTCTATGGCCTCAAGGACGGCCTGCTGCAGGATCTGCGCTTGTCGATGGACAGCCCCGACCGGGTCGAGGCCGTCTACCGTGCGGCGTGCGAGGTGGCGGCGTGCCGCCATGGTGCCGATCTGTCATGA
- the aceK gene encoding bifunctional isocitrate dehydrogenase kinase/phosphatase: MLLSRLDSQLAYDIARAMIDGFNRHYRLFRTESARAKHRFETADWAGQQRAQRERIEFYDLRVKECVTRLEREFRASQQPMEVWQQVKLLYIGMLVDHRQPELAETFFNSVTTKILHRSYFQNDFIFVRPAISTEYIEPEDPNAHTTYRCYYPKSVDELPATFTRLIEDFGLRVPFEDLARDVGDVVAGLLPLFDHRRLRANFQIQVLDSLFYRNKGAYAVGKLINGFQEVPFALPILHDEQGRLVIDALLHGEDDLLMVFSFARAYFMVDMEVPSAYVQFLRSLMPRKPRAEFYNALGLAKQGKTLFYRDFLYHLRHSTDQFRIAPGIKGMVMLVFDLPSFPFVFKVIKDRFPPQKETTREQIRAKYQLVKQHDRVGRMADTLEFSNVGFPRARFSDELIAELLEHAPSQVEIGDRDGDGTQEVLIKHVYIERRMIPLNIYLQECFDTLQRDPNDARARQQLEHAVIEYGNAIKDLVAANIFPGDMLWKNFGITRHGKVVFYDYDEIEYITDCNFRRVPPPRDEDDELSGEVWYSVGPHDVFPETFGPFLLANPLVREVFMRHHADLLDPAYWQAHKERILAGHVHDVFPYERERRFRAHRIVPLSPTAEDASASAASPSPQPIGVTP, encoded by the coding sequence ATGCTGCTGTCCCGACTCGACTCCCAGCTCGCCTACGACATCGCGCGCGCGATGATCGACGGCTTCAACCGCCACTACCGGCTGTTTCGCACCGAGTCCGCCCGCGCCAAGCACCGTTTCGAGACGGCGGACTGGGCCGGCCAGCAGCGCGCGCAGCGCGAGCGCATCGAGTTCTATGACCTGCGCGTGAAAGAGTGCGTCACGCGCCTGGAACGCGAGTTTCGCGCCTCGCAGCAGCCCATGGAGGTCTGGCAGCAAGTCAAGCTGCTCTACATCGGCATGCTGGTGGACCACCGCCAGCCGGAGCTGGCCGAGACCTTCTTCAACTCGGTCACGACCAAGATCCTGCACCGCAGCTACTTCCAGAACGATTTCATCTTCGTCCGCCCGGCGATCAGCACCGAATACATCGAGCCGGAGGACCCGAACGCCCACACCACCTACCGCTGCTACTACCCCAAGTCCGTCGACGAGCTGCCGGCCACGTTCACGCGCCTGATCGAGGATTTCGGCCTGCGCGTGCCGTTCGAGGATTTGGCGCGCGACGTCGGTGACGTCGTCGCGGGGCTGTTGCCGCTGTTCGACCACCGGCGGCTGCGTGCCAACTTCCAGATCCAGGTGCTCGACAGCCTGTTCTACCGCAACAAAGGCGCGTACGCGGTGGGCAAGCTCATCAACGGTTTTCAGGAGGTGCCGTTTGCGCTGCCCATCCTGCACGACGAGCAGGGGCGGCTCGTCATCGACGCGCTGCTGCACGGCGAGGACGACCTGCTGATGGTGTTCAGCTTCGCGCGCGCGTACTTCATGGTCGACATGGAAGTGCCCAGCGCGTACGTGCAGTTCCTGCGCAGCCTGATGCCGCGCAAGCCGCGCGCGGAGTTCTACAACGCGCTGGGCTTGGCCAAGCAGGGCAAGACACTCTTCTACCGCGACTTCCTCTACCACCTGCGGCACAGCACGGACCAGTTCCGCATCGCCCCCGGCATCAAGGGCATGGTGATGCTGGTGTTCGACCTGCCGAGTTTTCCGTTCGTCTTCAAGGTCATCAAGGACCGCTTCCCGCCGCAGAAGGAAACGACGCGCGAACAGATCCGCGCCAAGTACCAGCTCGTCAAGCAGCACGACCGGGTGGGGCGCATGGCCGACACGCTCGAGTTCTCCAACGTCGGCTTTCCGCGCGCGCGCTTCAGCGACGAGTTGATCGCCGAGCTGCTGGAGCACGCGCCGAGCCAGGTCGAGATCGGCGACCGCGACGGCGACGGCACGCAGGAGGTGCTGATTAAGCACGTCTACATCGAGCGGCGCATGATCCCGCTCAACATCTACCTGCAGGAGTGTTTCGACACACTGCAGCGCGATCCGAACGACGCGCGCGCGCGCCAGCAGCTCGAACACGCCGTCATCGAATACGGCAACGCGATCAAGGACCTGGTGGCGGCCAATATCTTCCCGGGCGACATGCTGTGGAAGAACTTCGGCATCACGCGCCACGGCAAGGTGGTTTTCTACGACTACGACGAGATCGAGTACATCACCGACTGCAACTTTCGCCGCGTGCCGCCGCCGCGCGACGAGGACGACGAGTTGTCGGGCGAGGTGTGGTACTCGGTCGGTCCGCACGATGTGTTCCCGGAGACGTTCGGGCCGTTCCTGCTGGCCAACCCCCTGGTGCGCGAGGTCTTCATGCGCCACCACGCGGACCTGCTCGACCCCGCCTACTGGCAGGCGCACAAGGAGCGCATCCTCGCCGGCCACGTGCACGACGTCTTCCCCTACGAGCGCGAGCGGCGCTTTCGCGCGCACCGCATCGTGCCCCTGTCCCCGACGGCGGAGGACGCCAGTGCGTCGGCCGCTTCCCCCTCCCCCCAACCGATAGGAGTGACCCCATGA
- a CDS encoding acetyl-CoA C-acyltransferase produces MSQADPIVIVGAARTPMGSFQGDFSSLAAHDLGAAAIRAAVERAGIAPDAVDEVLMGNCLMAGQGQAPARQAALKAGLPKSAGAVTLSKMCGSGMRAAMFAHDMLVAGTADVVVAGGMESMTNAPYLLLKGRGGYRMGHDRVFDHMMLDGLEDAYEPGRSMGTFGEDCAAKYQFTREQQDAFATESVRRAQRAVADGSFAAEITPVTVKDRAGERVVAQDEGPGKIKLDKIPQLKPAFKKDGTITAASSSSINDGAAALVLMRASTAAKLGCQPLARIVGHAVHAQEPNWFTTAPVGATRKLLAKIGWQVSDVQLWEVNEAFAVVPMALMTELGVSHDIVNVNGGACALGHPIGCSGARIMVTLMHAMRARGLKRGVATLCIGGGEGTAVAIEML; encoded by the coding sequence ATGAGCCAAGCCGATCCGATCGTCATCGTCGGTGCCGCGCGCACCCCGATGGGCAGTTTCCAGGGTGATTTTTCGTCGCTGGCTGCGCATGACCTGGGCGCGGCGGCGATCCGCGCCGCCGTCGAGCGCGCCGGGATCGCCCCCGACGCGGTGGACGAGGTGCTGATGGGCAACTGCCTGATGGCCGGTCAGGGCCAGGCCCCGGCGCGCCAGGCGGCGCTCAAGGCCGGTCTGCCCAAGAGCGCCGGCGCGGTGACGCTGTCCAAGATGTGCGGCTCGGGCATGCGCGCCGCGATGTTCGCGCACGACATGCTGGTCGCCGGCACGGCCGACGTCGTCGTCGCCGGTGGCATGGAGAGCATGACCAACGCCCCGTACCTGCTGCTCAAGGGGCGCGGCGGCTACCGCATGGGGCACGATCGCGTCTTCGACCACATGATGCTCGACGGGCTGGAGGACGCCTACGAGCCCGGCCGCAGCATGGGCACGTTCGGCGAGGACTGCGCCGCCAAATACCAGTTCACCCGCGAGCAGCAGGACGCCTTTGCCACCGAGAGCGTGCGCCGCGCCCAGCGGGCGGTCGCGGACGGCAGCTTCGCCGCCGAGATCACCCCGGTGACGGTGAAGGACCGCGCGGGTGAGCGCGTCGTCGCCCAGGACGAGGGCCCGGGCAAGATCAAGCTCGACAAGATCCCGCAGCTCAAGCCCGCGTTCAAGAAGGATGGCACCATCACCGCGGCGTCGAGCTCTTCCATCAACGACGGCGCGGCCGCGCTGGTGCTGATGCGCGCCTCCACCGCCGCCAAGCTCGGCTGCCAGCCGCTGGCGCGCATCGTCGGCCACGCGGTGCATGCGCAGGAGCCGAACTGGTTCACCACCGCGCCGGTGGGCGCGACGCGCAAGCTGCTGGCCAAGATCGGCTGGCAGGTGTCGGACGTACAGCTGTGGGAGGTCAACGAAGCGTTCGCCGTCGTGCCGATGGCGCTGATGACCGAGCTGGGCGTGTCGCACGACATCGTCAACGTCAACGGCGGTGCCTGCGCGCTCGGGCACCCGATCGGCTGCAGCGGGGCGCGCATCATGGTCACGCTGATGCACGCGATGCGCGCGCGGGGTCTGAAGCGCGGTGTCGCCACGCTGTGCATCGGTGGCGGCGAGGGTACCGCCGTGGCGATCGAGATGCTGTGA
- a CDS encoding acyl-CoA dehydrogenase family protein has translation MLLSPDQEMIRDAVRAFAREQLWPHAARWDREHTFPHEAHRGLAALGCYGVCVPTEYGGAGLDYLSLAVVLEEIAAGDGGTSTAISVNNCPVCAILLRYGSEAQKQRWLVPLAQGQMLGAFCLTEPHVGSDAAALRTTARREGDTYVLDGVKQFITSGKNGQVAIVIAVTDKAAGKRGMSAFIVPTDTPGYIVARLEDKVGQHSSDTAQIRLENCRIPVENRIGEEGEGYKIALSALEGGRIGIAAQSIGMARSALEVAIDYAKQRESFGKPIWEHQAVGFRLADAAAKLEAARQLTWHAAALRDAGRPCLKEAAMAKLIASETAEGVCSVAIQTLGGYGYVSDFPVERIWRDVRVCQIYEGTSDVQKILIQRAL, from the coding sequence ATGCTGCTCAGCCCCGATCAAGAGATGATTCGTGATGCGGTGCGCGCGTTCGCCCGCGAACAGCTCTGGCCCCATGCCGCGCGCTGGGACCGCGAGCACACCTTTCCGCACGAAGCGCACCGGGGGCTGGCGGCGCTGGGCTGCTACGGCGTGTGTGTGCCCACCGAGTACGGCGGGGCGGGACTGGACTACCTGAGCCTGGCCGTCGTACTGGAGGAGATCGCCGCGGGCGACGGCGGCACCAGCACTGCGATCAGCGTCAACAACTGCCCGGTGTGCGCGATCCTGCTGCGCTACGGCAGCGAGGCGCAAAAGCAGCGCTGGCTGGTACCGCTGGCGCAGGGGCAGATGCTCGGCGCTTTCTGCCTGACCGAGCCGCACGTGGGGTCGGACGCGGCCGCGCTGCGCACCACCGCGCGGCGCGAGGGCGACACCTACGTCCTCGACGGCGTCAAGCAGTTCATCACCAGCGGCAAAAACGGCCAGGTCGCCATCGTCATCGCCGTGACCGACAAGGCGGCGGGCAAGCGCGGCATGAGCGCCTTCATCGTCCCCACCGACACACCGGGCTACATCGTCGCGCGGCTGGAGGACAAGGTCGGCCAACACTCCAGCGACACCGCGCAGATCCGGCTGGAAAACTGCCGCATCCCGGTCGAGAACCGCATCGGCGAGGAGGGTGAGGGGTACAAAATCGCCTTGTCTGCGCTGGAGGGTGGGCGCATCGGCATCGCCGCGCAGAGCATCGGCATGGCGCGCAGCGCGCTCGAGGTGGCCATCGACTACGCCAAGCAGCGCGAGAGCTTCGGCAAGCCGATCTGGGAGCACCAGGCCGTGGGCTTCCGGCTGGCGGACGCGGCAGCCAAGCTGGAAGCGGCACGACAGCTCACCTGGCACGCGGCAGCGCTGCGCGATGCGGGGCGGCCCTGCCTGAAGGAGGCGGCGATGGCCAAGCTCATCGCCAGCGAGACGGCGGAGGGGGTGTGCTCCGTCGCGATCCAGACGCTGGGCGGCTACGGCTATGTCAGCGACTTTCCCGTCGAGCGCATCTGGCGCGACGTGCGCGTATGCCAGATCTACGAGGGCACGAGCGACGTGCAAAAGATCCTGATCCAGCGGGCGTTGTGA
- a CDS encoding type II toxin-antitoxin system Phd/YefM family antitoxin: METILADVAVSMSEFKKNPAAVLRHAHRRPVAVLSHNRPAFYMIEPRLFEDIMEALADQDLYRRAASRLAEKGRAVEVNLEDL, encoded by the coding sequence ATGGAAACCATACTGGCCGATGTCGCCGTCAGCATGTCGGAATTCAAGAAGAACCCTGCCGCGGTGCTGCGGCACGCACACCGTCGTCCGGTGGCGGTCTTGAGTCACAACCGCCCCGCGTTCTACATGATCGAACCCCGACTGTTCGAGGACATCATGGAAGCGTTGGCGGATCAGGATCTGTACCGTCGGGCCGCCAGCCGTCTGGCCGAGAAAGGGCGGGCCGTCGAGGTGAACCTTGAGGACCTCTGA
- a CDS encoding type II toxin-antitoxin system RelE family toxin, which yields MRTSDPPGAQPPQPYRLHFMPEALEEWHRLDGSVKASLKKLLKKRLVQPHVPGGALTGPLAGCYKIKLRKQGVRLVYAVEDDRPIVLVLAIDRRERDQVYRSALVRVSAPPDRPKGR from the coding sequence TTGAGGACCTCTGACCCCCCTGGCGCGCAGCCACCGCAGCCGTACCGCTTGCATTTCATGCCGGAGGCACTGGAGGAGTGGCACCGTCTGGATGGATCGGTCAAGGCCAGCCTGAAAAAGCTGCTCAAAAAGCGTCTCGTACAGCCTCATGTACCCGGTGGTGCCCTGACGGGTCCGTTGGCGGGCTGCTACAAAATCAAGTTGCGCAAGCAAGGGGTGCGGTTGGTGTACGCGGTCGAGGACGACCGCCCCATCGTCCTGGTGCTGGCGATCGACAGACGGGAGCGCGACCAGGTTTACCGATCGGCCCTCGTACGCGTCTCTGCCCCGCCGGATCGGCCCAAAGGGCGATGA
- the trkA gene encoding Trk system potassium transporter TrkA, giving the protein MNIIIFGAGRVGESVAESLVSEQNDITVIDQDPARVRALEERLDLRGVVGNGIQPSVLAEAGAKDADMLIACAALDESNLVVCKVAHDVFQVPTTIARLRSPEFEEGSELLGKSGFAVDHVICPEESVMRTIHQLIDYPEALQVVEFAEGRVCLIVVRATAGGALVGHTIGEFRERFPQAEMRVVALYRLDTEMDATAQTRILPGDEVFVLAASDKIRLVLAAIHNIDKPVQRVMIAGGGKVGLRLARSLIGQCQVKIIESNAKRCEYLASQLPSSTLVLHGDSVDEELLEEENVADMDLFLALTNDDEDNIMSAMLAKRLGARRVMALINRRAYAEMMQGSTIDIAISPAQTVIGELLAHVRRGDVVAVHSLRRGAAEALEGVARGDVKTSRLVGRRVEEVKLPKGARIGAIVRGEGRDAEVLMPHHDTLIQADDHIIIFIPNKRLVREVEKLFQVGATFFG; this is encoded by the coding sequence GTGAACATCATCATCTTTGGCGCGGGCCGGGTCGGCGAGAGCGTCGCCGAGAGCCTGGTCTCGGAGCAAAACGACATCACCGTCATCGACCAGGACCCGGCGCGCGTGCGCGCGCTGGAGGAACGGCTCGACCTGCGCGGCGTGGTCGGCAATGGCATCCAGCCGTCGGTGCTCGCCGAGGCGGGCGCGAAGGACGCCGACATGCTGATCGCCTGCGCGGCGCTGGACGAGTCCAACCTGGTCGTGTGCAAGGTGGCGCACGACGTTTTTCAGGTGCCGACGACGATCGCGCGCCTGCGCTCGCCCGAGTTCGAGGAGGGCAGCGAGCTGCTGGGCAAGAGCGGCTTCGCGGTGGATCACGTGATCTGTCCCGAGGAATCGGTGATGCGCACGATCCACCAGCTCATCGACTACCCCGAGGCGCTGCAGGTGGTGGAGTTTGCCGAGGGGCGGGTGTGCCTGATCGTCGTGCGCGCCACGGCGGGTGGCGCGCTGGTGGGGCACACGATCGGGGAGTTCCGCGAGCGCTTTCCGCAGGCGGAAATGCGCGTCGTGGCCCTGTACCGGCTCGACACCGAGATGGATGCCACCGCCCAGACGCGCATCCTGCCGGGGGACGAGGTGTTCGTGCTGGCCGCGAGCGACAAGATCCGGCTGGTGCTCGCGGCGATCCACAACATCGACAAGCCGGTGCAGCGCGTGATGATCGCCGGGGGCGGCAAGGTGGGGCTGCGGCTAGCGCGCTCGCTGATCGGGCAGTGTCAGGTCAAGATCATCGAGAGCAACGCCAAGCGTTGCGAATACCTGGCCAGCCAGCTCCCCTCCAGCACGTTGGTGCTGCACGGCGACAGCGTCGACGAAGAGCTGCTGGAGGAAGAGAACGTCGCCGACATGGACCTGTTTCTGGCGCTGACCAACGACGACGAGGACAACATCATGTCGGCGATGCTGGCCAAGCGGCTGGGGGCGCGGCGGGTGATGGCGCTGATCAACCGCCGGGCCTATGCCGAAATGATGCAGGGCAGCACGATCGACATCGCGATCTCACCGGCGCAGACGGTGATCGGCGAGTTGCTGGCGCACGTGCGCCGTGGCGACGTGGTGGCCGTGCACAGCCTGCGCCGCGGCGCGGCCGAAGCGCTGGAAGGCGTGGCGCGCGGTGACGTGAAGACCTCGCGACTGGTGGGCCGGCGGGTGGAGGAGGTCAAGCTGCCCAAGGGTGCGCGCATCGGCGCCATCGTGCGCGGCGAGGGACGCGACGCCGAGGTGCTGATGCCGCACCACGACACGCTGATCCAGGCCGACGACCACATCATCATCTTCATCCCCAACAAGCGGCTGGTGCGCGAGGTCGAAAAACTCTTCCAGGTCGGTGCCACCTTCTTCGGTTGA